A region from the Benincasa hispida cultivar B227 chromosome 10, ASM972705v1, whole genome shotgun sequence genome encodes:
- the LOC120088411 gene encoding uncharacterized protein LOC120088411: MDTLEEEEEYNWREVRLPSLIPVVPEPELERETAERRRGRDILIAVDHGPNSKHAFDWALIHFCRLADTIHLVHAVSNVKNELVYEFSQGLMEKLAVEAFEVAMVRTVARIVQGDAGKVICKEAEKLKPAAVVMGTRGRSLIQSVLQGSVSEHVFHNCKSAPVIIVPGKEAGEASVI, encoded by the exons ATGGATACattagaggaggaagaagaatacAATTGGAGAGAAGTCCGGCTTCCGTCGCTGATCCCAGTGGTGCCGGAGCCAGAGCTGGAGAGAGAGACGGCGGAGAGACGCCGTGGCCGAGACATCCTCATCGCCGTCGACCATGGACCCAACAGCAAGCACGCTTTCGATTGGGCTCTAATCCATTTCTGCCGCCTCGCCGACACCATCCATCTAGTCCACGCCGTTTCCA atgtGAAGAATGAATTAGTTTATGAGTTTAGTCAAGGGCTGATGGAGAAGCTTGCAGTGGAGGCCTTTGAGGTGGCCATG GTTAGGACTGTGGCAAGGATTGTGCAGGGGGATGCAGGGAAGGTTATTTGTAAGGAAGCAGAGAAATTGAAGCCTGCTGCTGTTGTTATGGGCACAAGAGGAAGAAGCTTAATTCAAAG tgTTTTGCAAGGAAGTGTGAGCGAGCATGTGTTTCACAACTGCAAATCAGCACCTGTTATTATAGTTCCTGGGAAAG AAGCTGGAGAAGCATCTGTGATTTGA